A window from Bdellovibrionales bacterium encodes these proteins:
- the nusA gene encoding transcription termination/antitermination protein NusA: MADNMFTDLSRVIEQVGKDKGIDKQVVVEAITQGMLVAARKKYGTYREIEATYNEDTGEVELFQFKEVVPREKYIDEEVEIPMDEALKLDPQAQEGDSIGIKMDAGELGRIAAQTAKQIIMQKVRDAERSIIFNEFEERKGEIASGIARRVEKGAIVVDLGRTEAYIPPREQIPGESYKPGDRIQGYLSEVRQTTRGPQIIMSRADERYLMKLFEMEVPEIYDGVVEIMSAAREPGQRAKIAVRSKDNSVDPVGACVGMKGSRVQNIVQELRGEKIDIVPWDEDVTRFACNALAPAEISRVFVDEANKEMEVVVPDSQLSLAIGKRGQNVRLAAKLTTWKLDIISESAASNRTAESIFNLMLLPGMNQTMAQNIFQSGFGSFQSVANASVEEIMTIPGYDDPERAEKLINEAKALIAKYEKEGTPIPTAPTAAKETKASGSAKEQADARLKEELSKLQADEE, encoded by the coding sequence ATGGCTGACAACATGTTTACAGATCTCAGTCGCGTGATTGAACAAGTCGGTAAAGACAAAGGTATCGACAAGCAAGTCGTGGTCGAAGCGATCACACAAGGTATGCTTGTTGCTGCCCGTAAGAAATACGGCACGTACCGCGAGATCGAAGCCACTTACAACGAAGACACTGGCGAAGTGGAATTGTTCCAATTTAAAGAAGTTGTTCCTCGTGAAAAATATATCGACGAAGAAGTTGAAATCCCAATGGATGAAGCTTTGAAACTCGATCCCCAAGCGCAAGAAGGCGACTCTATCGGTATCAAAATGGATGCTGGCGAGCTCGGCCGTATTGCGGCTCAAACTGCAAAACAAATCATCATGCAAAAAGTGCGTGATGCGGAACGCTCTATCATCTTCAACGAATTTGAAGAACGTAAAGGTGAGATCGCTTCTGGGATCGCTCGTCGCGTGGAAAAAGGCGCCATCGTTGTCGATTTGGGCCGTACAGAAGCTTACATCCCGCCACGTGAGCAAATCCCAGGCGAATCTTACAAGCCAGGCGACCGCATTCAAGGTTACTTGTCTGAAGTTCGTCAAACAACACGTGGTCCGCAAATCATCATGTCTCGTGCGGATGAGCGCTATTTGATGAAACTTTTTGAAATGGAAGTTCCGGAAATCTATGACGGTGTGGTTGAGATCATGAGTGCAGCTCGTGAGCCAGGGCAACGTGCGAAGATCGCGGTTCGTTCTAAAGACAACTCTGTAGACCCTGTCGGCGCATGCGTTGGTATGAAGGGTTCTCGTGTACAAAACATCGTTCAAGAGCTTCGTGGCGAGAAAATCGACATCGTTCCTTGGGACGAAGACGTGACACGTTTTGCGTGTAATGCTTTGGCGCCAGCTGAAATCTCACGCGTGTTTGTTGATGAAGCAAACAAAGAGATGGAAGTTGTTGTCCCAGATAGTCAATTGAGTTTGGCAATCGGTAAGCGTGGACAAAACGTCCGTTTGGCTGCAAAATTAACCACTTGGAAATTGGATATCATCTCTGAATCTGCAGCATCGAACCGTACAGCAGAATCCATTTTCAATTTGATGTTGTTGCCAGGCATGAATCAAACAATGGCACAAAACATCTTCCAATCTGGTTTCGGTTCATTCCAATCTGTAGCGAATGCATCTGTCGAAGAAATCATGACTATTCCTGGTTACGACGATCCAGAACGTGCAGAAAAATTGATCAACGAAGCGAAAGCTTTGATTGCGAAGTACGAAAAAGAAGGAACGCCAATCCCGACAGCTCCAACAGCCGCGAAAGAAACCAAGGCTTCTGGATCTGCAAAAGAGCAAGCGGACGCTCGTCTGAAAGAAGAGTTGTCTAAGCTTCAAGCTGACGAAGAATAG